One Leisingera sp. M658 genomic window carries:
- a CDS encoding FAD-binding oxidoreductase, whose amino-acid sequence MTMLSGWGNYPVARAQLLAPRNEAELQTLIAGHPSVIARGNGRAYGDSAIGLPATLHMRHFNRMISFDAGTGQLVAESGVLLGDIISAFLPRGWFPAVVPGTKFVTLGGAIAADVHGKNHHKEGSFRNCLDWVDVMGPDGMLRRCSAQENRELFGWTAGGMGLTGIIVRAAIRLRAVPSAWIRQQTQPAANLDAAIEIFERSASATYSVAWIDCLSEGSTLGRSLVMLGEHAELQDLSAQQAATPYAIASAKTRQVPPVFPSFLLNRFSVRAFNSAYYWAGARKAGLLITDWNRYFFPLDALLGWNRIYGRKGFAQFQCVLPLDSARPGLRRLLQAISAAGQGSFLAVLKRLGPQDSPFSFPMEGYTLALDFPVNRRSLALMEELDRTTIAHGGRFYLAKDSRMRADTLRAADPRAAGFTGMRQSSGLHPSFQSAQSQRLSL is encoded by the coding sequence ATGACAATGCTGTCAGGCTGGGGGAACTACCCGGTGGCACGGGCACAGCTTCTGGCCCCCCGCAATGAGGCTGAGCTGCAAACCCTGATCGCCGGTCACCCCTCGGTCATTGCCCGCGGCAATGGCCGTGCATATGGCGATAGCGCTATCGGCCTGCCGGCGACATTGCACATGCGGCATTTCAACCGGATGATCTCGTTTGACGCCGGAACCGGGCAATTGGTTGCTGAAAGCGGGGTGTTGCTGGGCGATATCATCTCGGCCTTCCTGCCGCGCGGCTGGTTTCCGGCAGTGGTGCCCGGCACCAAGTTTGTGACCCTTGGCGGAGCGATCGCGGCGGATGTGCATGGTAAGAACCACCATAAGGAGGGCAGTTTCCGCAATTGCCTGGATTGGGTGGATGTCATGGGGCCGGACGGTATGCTGCGCCGTTGTTCGGCGCAGGAGAACAGAGAATTGTTCGGCTGGACTGCTGGCGGCATGGGGCTCACCGGGATCATTGTCAGGGCCGCGATCAGACTGCGGGCGGTGCCGTCGGCCTGGATCCGGCAGCAGACACAGCCGGCTGCAAATCTGGATGCCGCAATCGAAATCTTCGAGCGGTCGGCCAGCGCAACCTATTCGGTGGCGTGGATCGATTGCCTGTCGGAAGGCAGCACGCTGGGCCGCTCGCTGGTTATGCTGGGTGAACATGCGGAGTTGCAGGACCTGAGCGCGCAACAGGCGGCCACCCCCTATGCCATCGCCAGTGCAAAGACCCGGCAGGTGCCGCCGGTGTTTCCCTCCTTTCTGTTGAACCGCTTCAGTGTCCGGGCCTTCAATTCCGCCTACTACTGGGCAGGCGCCCGAAAGGCCGGGTTGCTGATTACCGACTGGAACCGCTACTTTTTCCCGCTTGATGCATTGCTTGGCTGGAACCGGATTTACGGGCGCAAGGGCTTTGCCCAGTTTCAATGTGTGCTGCCGCTCGACAGCGCCCGGCCCGGCCTGCGCAGGCTGCTGCAGGCGATCTCGGCTGCCGGGCAGGGGTCTTTTCTGGCGGTGCTCAAGCGGCTGGGACCGCAGGACAGCCCGTTCTCCTTCCCGATGGAAGGCTACACGCTGGCGCTGGATTTCCCTGTCAATCGCCGCAGCCTGGCGCTGATGGAGGAACTGGACCGGACCACCATCGCCCATGGCGGCCGGTTCTACCTGGCCAAGGACAGCCGGATGCGCGCGGACACCTTGCGCGCGGCGGACCCCAGGGCTGCGGGCTTCACCGGAATGCGGCAATCCTCCGGGCTGCACCCGTCCTTTCAGTCCGCACAATCGCAAAGGCTTTCGCTATGA
- a CDS encoding GtrA family protein translates to MTLQQLLVRYTAFAVVATAVNLATQRAVLQLGESAAHFTAAMVAGTLAGLVVKYLLDKRWIFFDQHSGLKHQGRTFSLYALMGIATTAVFWITETLFWITWGTDAAREAGAVLGLVVGYTVKYQLDRHFVFTQGAKGTE, encoded by the coding sequence ATGACCTTGCAGCAGCTTCTGGTCCGCTACACAGCCTTTGCGGTTGTTGCCACTGCGGTCAACCTCGCCACCCAGCGCGCGGTCCTGCAATTGGGTGAAAGTGCTGCGCATTTCACCGCTGCCATGGTAGCGGGCACCTTGGCCGGGCTGGTTGTTAAATACTTGCTGGATAAGCGCTGGATCTTCTTTGATCAGCACAGCGGCCTCAAGCATCAGGGGCGTACCTTTTCGCTGTATGCCTTGATGGGTATCGCAACCACAGCGGTGTTCTGGATCACGGAAACGCTGTTTTGGATCACCTGGGGAACTGATGCCGCGCGCGAGGCCGGGGCTGTCCTTGGGCTGGTGGTAGGCTATACGGTTAAGTACCAGCTGGACCGGCATTTCGTTTTCACTCAAGGCGCAAAGGGGACGGAATGA
- a CDS encoding DUF2312 domain-containing protein, which translates to MDITEDEKSENYRVTAGELRQFIERFERLDEEKKTIAEQQKEVMAEAKARGYDTKVMRKIIALRKRDQNDIDEEEAVLEMYKEALGM; encoded by the coding sequence ATGGATATCACCGAAGACGAAAAAAGCGAAAACTACCGTGTGACCGCTGGCGAACTGCGCCAGTTCATCGAACGGTTCGAGCGTTTGGACGAAGAAAAGAAGACCATCGCCGAACAGCAGAAAGAGGTGATGGCCGAAGCCAAAGCACGCGGCTACGACACCAAAGTCATGCGTAAGATCATTGCGCTGCGCAAGCGCGACCAGAACGACATCGACGAAGAAGAAGCGGTTCTGGAAATGTATAAGGAAGCTTTGGGCATGTAA
- a CDS encoding MBL fold metallo-hydrolase translates to MTPAVKAFFDEATNTVSYVVVEPEGSACAIIDSVLDYDQAAGRTGTASADAIIAWIKKEGLRTEWILESHVHADHLSAAPYLQEQLGGKIGIGAQITVIQDTFGKIFNEGTEFQRDGSQFDRLYREGDAFMIGQMRGEVLHTPGHTPACLTYVIGDAAFVGDTLFMPDFGTARCDFPGGSSTDLYNSIQKILALPSNTRIFVGHDYKAPGRDDYAWETTVGEQRALNVHIGEGRSIEEFTRMRDARDATLGMPRLILPSLQVNMRAGQMPEPDDQGDVFLKIPINKI, encoded by the coding sequence ATGACCCCCGCCGTCAAGGCCTTCTTCGACGAAGCCACCAACACCGTTTCTTATGTGGTGGTTGAGCCTGAGGGCTCCGCCTGTGCCATTATCGACTCTGTTCTGGACTACGACCAGGCAGCGGGCCGCACCGGCACGGCATCAGCCGATGCCATCATCGCCTGGATCAAAAAAGAAGGCCTCCGGACAGAGTGGATCCTGGAAAGCCATGTGCATGCCGACCATCTGTCTGCCGCGCCCTACCTGCAAGAACAGCTGGGTGGCAAGATCGGCATCGGCGCCCAGATCACCGTGATCCAGGACACCTTTGGCAAAATCTTTAATGAAGGCACCGAATTTCAGCGCGACGGCAGCCAGTTCGACCGCCTGTACCGCGAGGGAGACGCCTTCATGATCGGCCAGATGCGCGGCGAGGTGCTGCACACACCGGGCCACACACCCGCTTGCCTGACCTATGTGATCGGGGATGCGGCCTTTGTCGGCGACACGCTGTTCATGCCGGATTTCGGCACCGCCCGCTGCGACTTTCCCGGCGGGTCTTCCACCGATTTATATAATTCGATCCAAAAGATCCTGGCGCTGCCCAGCAACACCCGTATCTTTGTCGGCCATGATTACAAGGCACCGGGCCGCGATGATTACGCATGGGAAACCACCGTAGGCGAACAAAGGGCGCTGAACGTGCATATCGGCGAAGGGCGCAGCATTGAGGAATTCACCCGAATGCGCGACGCCCGTGATGCGACACTGGGCATGCCGCGTCTGATCCTGCCGTCGCTGCAAGTAAACATGCGCGCAGGCCAGATGCCGGAACCGGATGATCAGGGCGATGTCTTTCTAAAGATCCCGATCAACAAGATCTGA
- a CDS encoding YeeE/YedE family protein, with product METDWILGLAGGMLVGLGGAVYLLGNGRIMGASGILGGLLDGSGQSTAGERLAFITGVIAMPLLMGLLAGTPETQVTSSATVLIIAGLLVGLGTRMANGCTSGHGVCGVSRLSLRGIAAAAAFMLAGILTLAVLRQVMGVI from the coding sequence ATGGAAACGGATTGGATTTTGGGCTTGGCGGGCGGCATGCTGGTCGGGCTTGGCGGTGCCGTCTACCTTTTGGGCAACGGCCGCATCATGGGCGCCAGCGGCATTTTGGGCGGATTGCTGGATGGCAGCGGGCAGAGCACCGCAGGGGAAAGACTCGCCTTCATCACAGGTGTGATTGCCATGCCGTTGCTGATGGGCCTGCTGGCAGGCACACCGGAAACCCAAGTCACCAGCAGCGCCACCGTGCTGATCATTGCGGGATTGCTGGTTGGCCTTGGCACGCGGATGGCCAACGGCTGCACGTCCGGTCACGGGGTGTGCGGTGTTTCCCGGCTGTCCTTGCGTGGCATCGCCGCGGCGGCGGCATTCATGCTGGCAGGTATCCTGACGCTGGCAGTTCTGCGCCAGGTTATGGGAGTGATCTGA
- a CDS encoding DUF6691 family protein encodes MLRILLALIAGSLFGAGLMLSGMTDTAKVQGWLDVFGRWDPTLGFVMGGALLPMALAWRLAEGRQPAAGGSFPALPRAGLDRRLILGSILFGAGWGLAGLCPGPAMASLSYNGWQGALFLAAMACGMIAAPRLSRHLDRRAANA; translated from the coding sequence ATGCTTCGGATTCTTCTGGCGCTGATTGCAGGCAGCCTGTTTGGCGCCGGGCTAATGCTGTCAGGCATGACTGACACCGCCAAAGTACAAGGGTGGCTGGATGTTTTTGGCCGCTGGGATCCCACACTGGGCTTTGTTATGGGCGGTGCGCTGCTGCCGATGGCACTGGCCTGGCGGCTGGCAGAGGGACGCCAGCCTGCCGCTGGGGGCAGCTTCCCCGCCCTGCCGCGCGCCGGGCTGGACCGGCGGCTGATCCTTGGATCCATTCTGTTCGGCGCGGGATGGGGCCTGGCGGGGCTCTGCCCCGGTCCTGCAATGGCCTCGCTCAGCTATAACGGCTGGCAGGGCGCGCTGTTCCTGGCGGCAATGGCCTGCGGCATGATAGCCGCTCCCAGGCTCAGCCGGCATCTGGACCGGCGCGCCGCAAACGCGTAA
- a CDS encoding TIGR01244 family sulfur transferase translates to MDARVITPRYSVSPQISAEDLPAIADAGFKTVICNRPDAEVPPSHQAEAIRAAAEAAGLRFEVLPLTHQTMTPENAARQRELYEGCEGPVLAYCASGTRCSVVWALSQACDMCADDILLKTAAAGYQLDGLRPALDSLAGN, encoded by the coding sequence ATGGATGCACGCGTTATTACCCCCCGCTATTCGGTCTCGCCGCAGATCTCGGCTGAGGACTTGCCCGCCATTGCCGACGCCGGCTTTAAAACGGTGATCTGCAACAGACCGGACGCGGAAGTCCCGCCCAGCCATCAGGCTGAGGCGATCCGCGCAGCCGCCGAAGCCGCCGGGCTGCGGTTCGAGGTTCTGCCGCTCACCCATCAGACCATGACACCCGAGAATGCAGCCCGCCAGCGGGAGCTGTATGAAGGCTGCGAAGGCCCGGTGCTGGCCTATTGCGCGTCCGGAACCCGCTGTTCGGTGGTCTGGGCGCTCAGCCAGGCCTGCGATATGTGCGCCGATGACATTCTGCTGAAAACCGCAGCCGCCGGCTATCAGCTGGACGGGTTGCGGCCAGCACTGGATTCCCTGGCGGGAAATTAA
- a CDS encoding FliM/FliN family flagellar motor C-terminal domain-containing protein — MSETEAAEAGSGKQGVLARKLAATKEGVGALTSSLTLKALRRSVARAAADLCGLPVAVLAARQSNRIPEDLADQLSDKDLLVVLDCPHGRMGAASMDAATVTALIQQQTIGTVMGKAPDERHYTPTDAAMTAEFLERTFGKVFAMLDGQADQAIFTGYRFGAQVENVRSLVLGMEAEDYRVIELNLDLACGAMQGVMKLILPEPTAEELQDGQGSGAQGPSLGRNLGSIRAELSAVLCKMRVPLRDFTGLKVGDSLPLDSAFLYETDLLTIGGQSIAQGRLGQMNGARAVRLNQSGARLAGDAGAEGMGFSDGAGADMMGGGPPALDMGIAAQGLQDPMDDTGLPALEAAPGLGGGLGMDGEGFPALGDGGVDGGMGGMGGMDDAMGGMGAMDLPGLGDDGALGMDGLDGGLPDLPDLPAVDLGDFDPGDAAAEISQLAGLDGALPGSN; from the coding sequence ATGTCTGAAACAGAAGCAGCAGAGGCAGGCAGCGGCAAGCAGGGTGTGCTTGCACGCAAGCTGGCAGCGACAAAGGAAGGTGTTGGGGCGCTTACCAGTTCCTTGACGCTGAAAGCACTGCGCCGATCGGTGGCGCGGGCAGCTGCGGACTTGTGCGGATTGCCGGTGGCAGTTTTGGCAGCCCGGCAATCCAACCGCATTCCCGAGGATCTGGCGGACCAGCTGTCGGATAAGGATCTTCTGGTGGTGCTGGATTGTCCGCATGGCAGAATGGGTGCGGCCAGCATGGATGCAGCCACGGTGACAGCGCTGATCCAGCAGCAGACCATCGGCACGGTGATGGGCAAAGCACCGGACGAGCGTCACTATACCCCGACAGATGCAGCCATGACGGCAGAGTTTCTGGAACGCACCTTTGGCAAGGTGTTTGCGATGCTGGATGGCCAAGCGGATCAGGCAATCTTTACCGGTTACCGCTTTGGCGCACAGGTTGAAAATGTGCGCAGCCTGGTGCTGGGCATGGAGGCTGAGGATTACCGGGTGATCGAGTTGAACCTGGATCTGGCCTGCGGCGCCATGCAGGGCGTGATGAAGCTGATACTTCCGGAACCCACTGCCGAAGAACTGCAGGACGGTCAGGGAAGCGGTGCGCAAGGTCCATCTCTGGGCCGCAATCTGGGGTCGATCCGGGCGGAGCTGTCGGCTGTTTTGTGCAAGATGCGGGTGCCCCTAAGGGATTTTACCGGCCTCAAAGTCGGCGATTCGCTGCCGCTGGATTCCGCCTTTCTGTATGAAACCGACCTGCTGACCATTGGCGGCCAGTCGATTGCACAGGGGCGCCTGGGCCAAATGAACGGCGCGCGTGCAGTTCGGCTGAATCAGTCCGGGGCCAGGCTGGCAGGCGATGCCGGGGCAGAAGGAATGGGGTTCTCCGACGGGGCAGGCGCCGACATGATGGGCGGCGGACCTCCGGCACTCGATATGGGAATTGCCGCGCAGGGCCTGCAGGACCCGATGGACGACACGGGCCTGCCTGCATTGGAAGCGGCACCGGGTCTGGGCGGCGGTCTTGGTATGGACGGCGAGGGGTTTCCTGCGCTGGGTGACGGCGGTGTTGACGGCGGCATGGGCGGCATGGGCGGCATGGATGACGCAATGGGTGGAATGGGCGCAATGGATTTGCCCGGTCTCGGCGACGATGGCGCTTTGGGCATGGATGGGCTGGACGGCGGGCTGCCTGACTTGCCTGATCTTCCCGCGGTCGACTTGGGGGATTTTGACCCGGGGGATGCCGCGGCAGAAATCTCGCAATTGGCCGGGCTGGACGGCGCCTTGCCAGGAAGTAACTGA
- a CDS encoding ATP-binding protein has product MASLNVLAVVCLAYVAFLFFIAFWADRMATRGKSAAWMRSPLIYTLSLSIYCTAWTFYGAVGYAARSGLEFVTIYLGPSLVMIGWWWGLRKLVRIGRSQRITSIADLLSSRYGKSNLLAAGVTILAVIGVTPYISLQLQSITLSFAIFAEADPLRSYNETYTVFWVAAGLAVFAILFGTRNLNANERHHGVVTAVALEAIVKLAALLAVGVFVVWGVAGGVGETLQRIDASQIGQWNVDGSRWATVTFLAAAAFVCLPRMFQVMVVENEDERHLRIASWAFPLYLLLISMFVVPIAAVGLELLPAGANPDMFVLTVPLQQGQQGLAVLSFLGGFSSATSMVIVAAMALSTMVSNHIVMPVWLRLQNRRASVSGDVRDVVLLSRRVSIAVIMALGYFYYHLSGGAAALAAIGLISFAGVAQILPALVGGLFWRGATRSGALAGLTVGFAIWLYTMLLPALGGGLLPEHILRDGLFGLSWLRPEALFGIEAMDPTVHAVLWSMSLNALAFCLVSLMSFPSPLERLQGAQFVNVFDHSAGPRGWTGSVAQCEDLMIMSQRILGAAEAQAFFQRERLRQGGRGPLPEPTPAFLERLERELSASIGAAAAHAMIGQIAGGSSVSVADLLAVADETAQMLEYSSRLETQSAELTATARKLRETNEKLTQISEQKDAFLSQVSHELRTPMTSIRAFSEILRDDGQLSAQDQRHYAGIIHDETLRLTRLLNDLLDLSVLESGQVSLNMSAGALPDVLDHAVAAALAGSDRPLKVCRNPATEGLRISSDLDRLAQVFINLIANAQKYCDAAEPELSISASATSGWLQIDFTDNGSGVPAEFQQMIFEKFSRVSPERAGGAGLGLAICREVMQRLGGNVSYLPGHGGGAFRVSLPAAGEKAA; this is encoded by the coding sequence ATGGCCTCGCTGAATGTGCTTGCGGTTGTCTGTCTCGCCTATGTGGCGTTTCTGTTTTTCATTGCCTTTTGGGCCGACCGGATGGCAACCCGCGGCAAAAGCGCCGCCTGGATGCGTTCGCCGCTGATCTACACGTTGTCGCTGTCAATCTATTGCACTGCCTGGACTTTTTACGGCGCGGTTGGCTATGCCGCGCGCTCAGGCCTGGAGTTCGTAACGATCTACCTTGGTCCCTCGCTGGTGATGATCGGATGGTGGTGGGGCCTGCGAAAACTGGTGCGGATCGGGCGCAGCCAGCGGATCACATCCATCGCGGACCTGTTGTCGTCGCGCTATGGCAAGTCGAACCTGCTGGCGGCCGGCGTGACCATTCTCGCGGTGATTGGCGTCACGCCCTATATTTCGCTGCAGTTGCAATCCATCACGCTGTCCTTTGCCATTTTTGCCGAGGCGGATCCGCTGCGCAGCTACAATGAAACCTACACCGTGTTCTGGGTAGCGGCAGGACTGGCGGTTTTTGCCATTCTGTTCGGCACCCGCAACCTGAACGCCAATGAGCGTCACCACGGGGTGGTCACCGCGGTGGCGCTTGAGGCCATCGTCAAACTGGCGGCGTTGCTGGCGGTTGGGGTTTTTGTGGTCTGGGGCGTGGCCGGCGGCGTGGGAGAGACGCTGCAAAGAATTGACGCCTCGCAAATCGGCCAGTGGAACGTCGATGGCAGCCGTTGGGCCACCGTTACCTTTCTGGCCGCGGCGGCCTTTGTTTGCCTGCCGCGGATGTTCCAGGTGATGGTGGTGGAGAACGAGGACGAACGCCACCTGCGCATCGCCTCATGGGCGTTTCCGCTGTATCTGCTGCTGATCTCGATGTTTGTGGTCCCCATCGCCGCAGTCGGGCTGGAACTGCTTCCCGCAGGCGCCAACCCGGACATGTTTGTGCTGACAGTGCCGCTGCAGCAGGGGCAGCAGGGGTTGGCAGTCCTGTCTTTTCTCGGCGGGTTTTCCTCGGCAACGTCGATGGTGATTGTGGCCGCCATGGCGCTGTCCACAATGGTATCGAACCACATCGTGATGCCGGTCTGGCTGCGGCTGCAGAACCGTCGGGCTTCGGTTTCGGGCGATGTGCGCGATGTAGTGCTGCTGTCGCGCCGGGTGTCGATCGCGGTGATCATGGCGCTGGGGTATTTCTATTACCACCTGTCCGGCGGCGCTGCGGCGCTGGCCGCCATCGGCCTCATCTCTTTTGCCGGGGTGGCGCAAATTCTGCCGGCGCTGGTTGGCGGGCTGTTCTGGCGCGGTGCCACCCGCAGTGGCGCACTGGCCGGGCTTACGGTGGGGTTTGCCATCTGGCTCTATACCATGCTGCTGCCGGCCCTGGGCGGCGGGTTGTTGCCCGAGCATATCCTGCGTGATGGCTTGTTTGGCCTTAGCTGGCTGCGTCCCGAGGCGCTGTTCGGAATCGAAGCCATGGATCCGACCGTTCACGCCGTTTTGTGGTCGATGAGTCTGAATGCGCTGGCGTTCTGCCTGGTGTCTCTGATGAGCTTCCCCAGCCCGCTGGAGCGGCTGCAGGGCGCGCAATTCGTCAATGTCTTCGACCATTCCGCCGGCCCGCGCGGCTGGACCGGATCTGTGGCGCAATGCGAAGATCTGATGATCATGTCGCAGCGGATTCTGGGTGCTGCAGAAGCACAAGCGTTCTTTCAGCGCGAGCGGCTGCGGCAGGGCGGCCGCGGCCCGCTGCCTGAGCCGACACCGGCCTTTCTGGAACGGCTGGAGCGCGAGCTGAGCGCCTCCATCGGCGCGGCGGCAGCGCATGCGATGATTGGCCAGATCGCCGGCGGCTCCTCGGTTTCTGTTGCGGATTTGCTGGCAGTTGCGGATGAAACCGCCCAGATGCTGGAGTATTCCAGCCGCTTGGAGACGCAATCGGCAGAGCTAACAGCGACTGCCCGCAAGTTGCGGGAAACAAACGAAAAACTTACGCAAATTTCCGAACAGAAGGACGCCTTCCTTAGCCAGGTCAGCCATGAGCTGCGCACGCCGATGACCTCGATCCGGGCGTTTTCGGAAATTCTGCGCGATGACGGGCAGCTGAGCGCGCAGGATCAGCGCCACTATGCCGGGATCATCCATGACGAAACGCTGCGGCTGACCCGGCTGCTGAACGATCTTCTGGACCTCAGCGTGCTGGAGAGCGGTCAGGTGAGCCTGAACATGTCGGCCGGCGCCCTGCCGGACGTGCTGGACCACGCGGTGGCCGCCGCACTGGCGGGATCAGACCGTCCGCTCAAGGTCTGCCGCAATCCCGCAACGGAAGGGTTGCGCATATCCTCCGACCTCGACCGGCTGGCGCAGGTCTTTATCAATTTGATCGCCAATGCCCAGAAGTATTGCGATGCTGCCGAGCCGGAACTGTCCATTTCCGCCTCCGCAACCAGCGGGTGGCTGCAGATCGACTTCACTGACAACGGCAGTGGCGTGCCGGCAGAATTTCAACAGATGATTTTTGAGAAATTTTCGCGTGTCAGCCCCGAGCGGGCAGGCGGTGCAGGGCTTGGCTTGGCAATCTGCCGGGAAGTTATGCAACGGCTGGGCGGCAATGTTTCCTATCTGCCAGGGCACGGCGGCGGTGCGTTCCGGGTTTCCTTACCCGCAGCAGGCGAAAAGGCTGCGTAA
- a CDS encoding response regulator transcription factor, whose protein sequence is MGRHVVLIEDEPNITEAIRFLLIRDGWSVDAHTDGATAVEVIRDANPDLVILDLMLPGKSGLEIVRELRSEGGMGALPVLMLTARGQMRDREMAEKAGVTRFMTKPFSNAEVLTAVRDLHAQAGQG, encoded by the coding sequence ATGGGCAGGCATGTTGTTCTGATCGAAGACGAGCCGAATATCACCGAGGCCATCCGGTTTCTGCTGATACGGGACGGCTGGAGCGTGGATGCGCATACCGATGGTGCCACCGCGGTGGAGGTGATCCGCGATGCCAATCCCGATCTGGTGATTCTGGACCTTATGCTGCCGGGCAAAAGCGGTCTGGAGATCGTGCGCGAGCTGCGAAGCGAGGGTGGCATGGGCGCACTGCCGGTGCTGATGCTGACCGCCCGCGGCCAGATGCGCGACCGCGAGATGGCGGAAAAGGCGGGGGTGACGCGGTTTATGACCAAGCCCTTCTCCAATGCCGAGGTGCTGACGGCGGTGCGCGACCTGCACGCCCAGGCCGGACAGGGATGA
- a CDS encoding short-chain fatty acyl-CoA regulator family protein, with the protein MARDTLTGSRIRERRLILGMRQAELAREAGISASYLNLIEHNRRRIGGKLLVDLAGVLGVEPSMLSEGAEAALISTLREAAADSGVPVAELDRVDEFAGRFPGWAEVLAAGHRRIATLERTVETLSDRLTHDPNLAASVHEVLSTAAAIRSTASILAETGELEPEWRDRFHKNLNEDSLRLSESSRALVNFLDEGDTSDDRRGMPQEEAEVFFQENGFHFPALEDGSAEPGQLVQTAPALTSPAARSLAQAALAQYRADALAMPLQALEQEIQADGVAPVAIARRFKCGLPAVLRRLAALPEEVLGQEAGLVVCDASGTLLFRKPVTGFSMPRFGASCPLWPLYTALVHPNIPVRRNVLQQGRNAAAFDCMAVAWPQEMQDFGADPMYRAVMLILPGAKDARDPQPVGASCRICPRQGCPARREPSILKEEF; encoded by the coding sequence ATGGCACGCGATACCCTGACCGGCAGCCGGATCCGCGAACGCAGGCTGATCCTGGGAATGCGTCAGGCCGAATTGGCGCGGGAGGCGGGGATCTCGGCCTCCTACCTCAACCTGATCGAACATAACCGGCGCAGAATCGGCGGTAAGCTTCTGGTTGATCTCGCTGGGGTGCTGGGGGTGGAGCCGTCGATGCTGAGCGAGGGGGCCGAGGCGGCCCTGATTTCTACCCTGCGGGAGGCGGCGGCGGACAGCGGGGTTCCGGTGGCCGAGCTGGACCGGGTCGATGAATTTGCCGGCCGGTTTCCCGGCTGGGCCGAGGTGCTGGCAGCCGGCCACCGCCGCATTGCCACGCTGGAACGCACGGTGGAAACCCTGTCAGACCGGCTGACCCATGATCCCAATCTGGCGGCCTCGGTGCATGAGGTGCTGTCGACTGCTGCTGCGATCCGCTCCACCGCGTCGATCCTGGCGGAAACCGGCGAGCTGGAGCCGGAATGGCGCGACCGCTTTCACAAGAACCTTAACGAAGATTCCCTGCGCCTGTCCGAGAGCAGCCGGGCGCTGGTGAATTTTCTGGACGAGGGCGACACCAGCGACGACCGCCGCGGAATGCCGCAAGAGGAGGCCGAGGTCTTCTTTCAGGAAAACGGGTTTCATTTTCCTGCACTGGAGGATGGTTCCGCTGAACCCGGACAGCTGGTCCAGACTGCCCCTGCTTTGACAAGCCCGGCGGCCCGCAGCCTGGCACAGGCTGCCTTGGCGCAATACCGGGCGGATGCCTTGGCGATGCCGCTGCAGGCGCTGGAGCAGGAAATCCAGGCGGATGGGGTTGCTCCGGTGGCGATCGCGCGCCGCTTCAAATGCGGGCTCCCTGCCGTGCTGCGCCGTTTGGCGGCGCTGCCTGAGGAGGTGCTGGGGCAGGAGGCCGGGCTGGTGGTCTGCGATGCCTCAGGCACGCTTTTGTTCCGCAAGCCTGTGACCGGGTTTTCGATGCCGCGTTTCGGGGCGTCCTGCCCGCTGTGGCCGCTGTATACTGCGCTTGTGCACCCGAATATCCCGGTGCGGCGCAATGTTCTGCAGCAGGGGCGCAACGCGGCGGCTTTTGACTGTATGGCGGTGGCCTGGCCGCAGGAGATGCAGGATTTTGGCGCTGATCCTATGTACAGGGCGGTTATGCTGATCCTGCCCGGCGCCAAGGATGCACGGGATCCGCAGCCGGTTGGCGCCAGTTGCCGGATCTGCCCGCGCCAGGGCTGTCCGGCGCGGCGCGAGCCATCGATTCTGAAGGAAGAGTTTTGA